The Mytilus trossulus isolate FHL-02 chromosome 13, PNRI_Mtr1.1.1.hap1, whole genome shotgun sequence genome has a segment encoding these proteins:
- the LOC134695523 gene encoding uncharacterized protein LOC134695523 produces MLGMPYADAEAECLKYALLPALLRTQEEAIIAKNALNTQNTVSETFWIGLTLNGTNYTWSDGTPALFTDWSINEPDKLDIAQCVIIVGKEFKWNSTNCTTEDNVLCQYPTNNRFPISNDIDQIGDSTTTTIGATYPDTSTTISATYPPISTSRVNAGDITQRIFLLNGLDVEPQNQPYHVTISQSKIRCADYCLTDHVCAAFVFNGWQCLLYNSFNSGSVNHVAGSAIWK; encoded by the exons ATGTTAGGTATGCCATACGCAGACGCAGAAGCTGAGTGTTTAAAGTATGCATTACTTCCGGCTCTTTTGAGAACTCAAGAGGAAGCCATTATCGCAAAAAATGCGCTAAATACACAAAA CACTGTGTCAGAAACGTTTTGGATCGGATTAACACTGAACGGAACCAATTATACCTGGAGCGATGGAACACCAGCACTGTTTACAGACTGGAGTATAAATGAACCAGATAAATTGGACATAGCGCAGTGTGTAATTATAGTCGGAAAAGAGTTCAAATGGAACAGTACAAACTGCACTACAGAAGACAATGTTCTCTGTCAAT ATCCAACAAACAATAGATTCCCGATTTCAAACGATATTGATCAGATTGGTGACAGCACAACGACAACCATTGGTGCAACTTATCCAGATACATCAACAACTATTAGTGCAACCTATCCACCTATATCGACATCGCGTGTTAACGCAG gggacataactcagagaatttttctattaaatggcTTAGACGTTGAACCTCAGAATCAACCATACCATGTGACAATAAGCCAAAGCAAAATTCGTTGCGCAGACTATTGTTTAACGGACCATGTATGTGCTGCGTTTGTATTCAACGGATGGCAATGTTTACTGTACAACTCGTTTAATTCAGGCTCAGTAAATCATGTTGCGGGTAGTGCAATTTGGAAATAA